Proteins encoded within one genomic window of Prosthecobacter fusiformis:
- a CDS encoding FAD-dependent oxidoreductase — translation MLRFLILSLLTLSASAADVIIYGGTPGGIAAAISAARQGRTVTLVEPHNHIGGMTTSGLGKSDIENRAMIGGIFKEFITGVYDHYLTTYGKDHESTKLCNEGYYAEPSVAEKVFLTMLAKEARITVLKGWRLRTVKVEDNRLTSIEIVNHQASIVHNLVAQVFVDATYEGDLYAAAGARFRLGRESRQEFDEPHAGVVYFDYQTHEFLPGSTGAADDRLPAYTYRLCLTKDPANALPMTAPPPGYDRTAYLGYFDDLKAGRLAGPKVFKPGRGYNPAHFNTLVRSLSVTDIPNNKTDVNINPRPLGFPFPEENKGYIKGDNATRQRICEKHRSLTLGLLWFLQNDPEVPEAHRKIANELHLPKDEFTDNAGFPWQLYVREGRRLMGEYTLTQHDITGKGQQPKHHADSIAVGEFPIDSFPASKRQPGDTIVLEGYLGMLDYITRPYEIPYRIMIPEIVDGLIVPVAASTTHVAFSSIRMEPTWMALGQAAGIAAHLSIHHKLPPRKVPLPELQELLLKQGQVLRHVTK, via the coding sequence ATGCTTCGTTTCCTAATTCTCTCACTTCTCACTTTGAGCGCCTCGGCTGCGGATGTCATTATCTATGGCGGCACCCCGGGTGGTATCGCCGCCGCCATCAGTGCCGCCCGCCAGGGCCGCACCGTCACCCTGGTGGAGCCTCACAACCACATCGGCGGCATGACCACCAGCGGCCTCGGCAAGAGCGACATTGAAAACCGCGCCATGATCGGTGGCATCTTCAAGGAATTCATCACCGGCGTCTATGACCACTACCTCACCACCTATGGGAAGGATCATGAATCCACCAAGCTCTGCAACGAAGGTTATTATGCCGAGCCCTCCGTCGCCGAAAAAGTGTTCCTCACCATGCTGGCCAAAGAGGCCCGCATCACCGTCCTTAAAGGCTGGCGTCTTCGCACGGTCAAAGTGGAGGACAATCGCCTAACAAGCATTGAGATAGTGAACCATCAGGCATCCATCGTCCATAACCTGGTCGCCCAGGTCTTCGTGGATGCCACCTATGAGGGGGATCTATATGCCGCCGCCGGAGCCCGTTTCCGCCTCGGTCGCGAGTCCCGCCAGGAGTTCGATGAACCTCATGCCGGCGTCGTCTATTTCGATTACCAGACCCATGAATTCCTTCCCGGCAGCACCGGCGCTGCCGATGACCGCCTGCCCGCTTATACCTATCGTCTCTGCCTAACTAAAGATCCCGCCAATGCCCTGCCCATGACCGCGCCCCCGCCCGGTTATGACCGCACTGCCTACCTCGGTTATTTCGATGACCTCAAGGCTGGCCGCCTCGCCGGACCCAAAGTTTTCAAGCCCGGCCGTGGATACAATCCCGCCCATTTTAATACCCTCGTCCGCTCCCTCTCCGTCACCGACATCCCAAATAATAAAACCGATGTCAACATCAACCCCCGCCCCCTCGGCTTCCCATTCCCTGAGGAAAACAAAGGCTACATCAAAGGAGACAACGCCACCCGCCAGCGCATTTGTGAAAAGCACCGCAGCCTCACCCTCGGCCTCCTCTGGTTCCTGCAAAACGATCCCGAAGTCCCCGAAGCCCATCGCAAGATCGCCAACGAACTTCACCTGCCCAAGGACGAATTCACCGACAATGCCGGTTTCCCCTGGCAGCTCTATGTCCGTGAAGGCCGCCGCCTCATGGGCGAATACACCCTCACTCAGCACGACATCACCGGCAAGGGCCAGCAGCCCAAGCACCATGCCGATAGCATCGCCGTTGGCGAATTCCCCATCGACAGTTTCCCCGCCAGCAAGCGCCAGCCCGGGGATACCATCGTTTTGGAGGGTTACCTCGGCATGCTCGATTACATCACCCGCCCTTATGAGATTCCCTACCGCATCATGATCCCGGAAATCGTGGATGGCCTCATCGTTCCCGTTGCCGCCAGCACCACCCACGTCGCCTTCTCCTCCATCCGCATGGAGCCCACCTGGATGGCCCTCGGCCAAGCCGCCGGCATCGCCGCCCACCTCTCCATCCATCACAAACTCCCCCCAAGAAAAGTCCCCCTCCCAGAGCTACAGGAACTCCTGTTGAAGCAAGGCCAAGTCCTGAGGCATGTGACGAAATAG
- a CDS encoding lysophospholipid acyltransferase family protein: MPNPYRMLDRLRLITAWIASLLYWIFGGTGFLLLCLLLPVVFNEDDAKMVGQSFLRTAFRGFLKLLSWFEIVECEYVGFERLKDQQGGMIVAPNHPALWDAVFVLAEVDHMACVLKASLMCNPILFGGATAAGFIPNEPTHKMLRQCIDMLKGGGRLLFFPEGTRTRAENGELNPFQGGLALVAKNAGVPVWPVYVKTNSRYLNKGWPLWRLPTEKVSLSMTVGEPLHFPANGDPQTFLNELRQCYLTALKSPAA; this comes from the coding sequence TTGCCCAATCCTTACCGCATGCTGGACCGATTACGCCTAATCACCGCCTGGATAGCGAGCCTGCTATACTGGATTTTCGGGGGAACCGGTTTTTTGCTACTGTGCCTGCTGCTGCCAGTCGTTTTTAATGAAGATGATGCAAAAATGGTGGGCCAAAGTTTCCTGCGCACGGCGTTTCGGGGATTTCTCAAGCTGCTAAGCTGGTTTGAAATCGTCGAATGTGAATATGTGGGGTTTGAGCGGCTGAAGGATCAGCAAGGGGGAATGATCGTGGCACCGAATCATCCGGCGCTATGGGATGCAGTGTTTGTGCTGGCGGAGGTTGACCACATGGCCTGCGTGTTGAAAGCATCCCTGATGTGTAATCCGATTTTGTTTGGCGGGGCGACAGCCGCCGGCTTCATCCCCAACGAACCTACTCATAAAATGCTACGTCAATGCATTGACATGCTTAAAGGAGGGGGACGTCTTCTGTTTTTCCCTGAAGGAACACGCACACGTGCGGAGAATGGGGAACTCAACCCCTTTCAGGGCGGGCTGGCGCTGGTGGCCAAAAACGCAGGAGTGCCAGTCTGGCCAGTTTATGTGAAAACGAACAGCCGGTATCTGAACAAAGGCTGGCCCCTGTGGCGACTGCCGACGGAGAAAGTGAGCCTTTCCATGACGGTGGGAGAGCCATTGCATTTCCCTGCAAATGGTGATCCGCAAACTTTTCTCAATGAACTGCGTCAGTGTTATTTGACCGCCTTGAAATCCCCAGCCGCATGA
- a CDS encoding septal ring lytic transglycosylase RlpA family protein, producing MFCRWFFYLAMLALVSCASRPPPYQEQGWASYVADHYTGRPTSSGEIYYPQAYTAAHTSLPFGTVVTVKNIMNGQKVNVTINDRFPYYPGRVINLSSIAAQKIGIPYMQMGQVELTAENVGQGSYGQRGYAQQPAYPQQQATYPSQPAYGGYNPQPAATYPTYPSSPAATGGGYQVQQPAGSTPYAPGYNGGGGTPPGLQTY from the coding sequence ATGTTTTGTCGCTGGTTTTTTTATCTCGCCATGCTGGCGCTCGTCAGTTGTGCCTCCCGCCCGCCTCCATACCAGGAGCAGGGGTGGGCATCCTACGTGGCGGACCACTATACAGGACGGCCCACTTCTTCAGGAGAGATCTACTATCCACAGGCCTATACTGCGGCCCACACATCCCTGCCCTTTGGGACGGTGGTAACGGTAAAGAACATCATGAACGGTCAAAAGGTCAATGTGACGATCAATGACCGCTTTCCGTATTATCCAGGGCGGGTGATCAATTTGTCCAGCATTGCGGCGCAGAAGATCGGCATTCCGTATATGCAGATGGGGCAGGTGGAACTCACGGCAGAAAACGTGGGCCAGGGCAGCTATGGGCAGAGGGGATACGCCCAACAGCCTGCGTATCCGCAGCAGCAAGCGACCTATCCCTCTCAACCTGCGTATGGTGGATATAATCCACAGCCCGCTGCCACCTATCCGACATACCCTAGCTCCCCAGCAGCGACAGGTGGTGGCTACCAGGTACAGCAGCCCGCAGGCAGCACACCTTATGCGCCCGGTTATAATGGGGGCGGCGGAACACCGCCAGGGCTGCAAACCTATTGA
- a CDS encoding esterase/lipase family protein — translation MRNTQRDIVVLIHGLGRSARSLLAVRFWLWRAGYRVASVRYPSRKMTVEKAVNERLMPTLEKLKPAEGGRVHFVTHSLGGILFRAWAAKRNPDFPLGRTVMLGPPNQGSEVLEQLGHLPWLRRLLGPVVLELGENEHSVPRQLGPVPPGTGVIMGNKPVIPFFRHLLGPESDGIVTVAGGWVEGQADFMVTPADHTFIMWRPVVLRAVEHFLKNGSFLPQPVWSMEGGLAGAAT, via the coding sequence ATGAGAAACACCCAACGGGACATCGTGGTTTTGATCCACGGGCTTGGGCGCAGTGCCCGAAGCCTGCTGGCTGTGCGTTTCTGGCTATGGAGGGCAGGATACCGGGTGGCAAGCGTGCGCTATCCCTCCAGGAAGATGACTGTCGAAAAGGCGGTGAATGAGCGGCTGATGCCCACGCTGGAAAAGCTAAAACCTGCTGAAGGAGGTCGAGTGCATTTTGTGACTCATTCACTGGGTGGCATTCTCTTCAGAGCCTGGGCAGCCAAGCGCAATCCAGATTTTCCGTTGGGCAGGACGGTGATGCTGGGGCCGCCCAACCAGGGCAGTGAGGTGCTGGAGCAACTGGGGCATCTGCCGTGGCTGAGGCGGCTGCTAGGGCCCGTGGTTTTGGAACTGGGTGAAAATGAACACAGTGTGCCCAGACAGTTGGGACCGGTGCCGCCGGGAACGGGAGTCATCATGGGGAATAAACCCGTGATCCCTTTTTTCCGTCATCTGCTGGGTCCTGAATCCGACGGAATCGTGACGGTGGCAGGCGGCTGGGTGGAGGGGCAGGCAGATTTTATGGTGACCCCGGCGGATCACACCTTCATCATGTGGCGGCCAGTGGTGCTGCGGGCGGTAGAGCACTTTTTAAAGAACGGCTCCTTTTTGCCCCAGCCTGTGTGGTCCATGGAGGGCGGACTGGCGGGTGCTGCCACTTAG
- a CDS encoding NADH-quinone oxidoreductase subunit C, whose protein sequence is MNAAQMVTALKEKFGEAVLSTTEFRGEQTLQVTLAGAKPLLKYCRDELNFDYLVDISSLDHMGQEPRFEMVYEVYGYGHHQHLRIKSQIPDDQEPTTVSDIWPTADWHEREVWDMMGIKFAGHPDLRRILMWEGYPYFPLRKDFPLAGKPSDMPDVGFTNIAPMADGPFVTSAGAPDTVAREPRAKRVD, encoded by the coding sequence ATGAACGCCGCGCAAATGGTCACTGCCCTGAAGGAAAAGTTCGGCGAAGCCGTGCTGAGCACCACCGAATTTCGTGGAGAGCAGACACTGCAAGTCACCCTGGCAGGGGCCAAGCCGCTGCTCAAGTATTGCCGTGATGAGCTGAATTTTGACTATCTGGTGGATATCTCCAGCCTGGATCACATGGGCCAGGAGCCGCGTTTTGAAATGGTGTATGAAGTGTATGGCTACGGTCATCACCAGCACCTGCGGATCAAATCCCAGATCCCAGATGACCAAGAGCCGACGACCGTCAGCGACATCTGGCCGACGGCTGACTGGCACGAGCGTGAAGTCTGGGACATGATGGGGATCAAATTCGCCGGTCATCCGGACCTGCGCCGTATCCTCATGTGGGAAGGGTATCCTTACTTCCCGCTGCGCAAAGATTTCCCTCTGGCCGGCAAGCCGAGTGATATGCCGGACGTGGGCTTTACAAACATCGCCCCGATGGCTGACGGTCCTTTTGTAACGAGTGCGGGTGCTCCGGATACGGTGGCACGGGAACCTCGGGCCAAAAGGGTGGACTAA
- a CDS encoding beta-hydroxyacyl-ACP dehydratase gives MRAPIMFQPASLVQALSALPHGRAFRFIDEMVSMEPGITATARWTLKGDEAFLEGHFPGQPLLPGVIMIEALAQLGGILAQSDRGDQPLKNVRLTAVRQFKILGSIPPGETLTITAKRDAVMPGLVQVSGEIITSDGTRLATGSIILSGEE, from the coding sequence ATGAGGGCGCCGATTATGTTTCAGCCCGCATCGCTTGTCCAAGCCCTTTCCGCACTCCCGCACGGTCGTGCATTTCGCTTTATCGATGAAATGGTATCCATGGAACCTGGCATCACTGCCACGGCCCGTTGGACATTGAAAGGGGATGAAGCCTTCCTTGAGGGCCATTTTCCTGGTCAGCCTCTGCTTCCGGGTGTCATCATGATTGAGGCCCTGGCCCAGTTGGGCGGTATTCTGGCACAGAGTGACCGTGGTGATCAGCCTCTTAAAAATGTCCGTCTCACCGCCGTCCGTCAGTTTAAAATCTTGGGCAGCATTCCACCTGGGGAAACTCTCACTATTACTGCCAAAAGAGATGCCGTGATGCCTGGTCTCGTCCAGGTAAGCGGGGAAATTATCACTTCAGATGGCACCCGTCTTGCCACGGGCAGCATCATCCTCAGCGGAGAGGAATAA
- the nuoB gene encoding NADH-quinone oxidoreductase subunit NuoB, whose product MVAPAETHAAYDSKIEGNVVFTKLDSAVNWMRKNSLWPMPMGLACCAIEMMASACSRYDLSRFGMEVMRFSPRQADVMIVAGTVTYKMALAVKRIWDQMPEPKWCIAMGACASSGGMYRSYAVLQGIDHLIPVDIYISGCPPRPEALMEGLMRLQRKIDGEHSVSEQKKELINDLS is encoded by the coding sequence ATGGTCGCCCCTGCTGAAACTCACGCCGCCTACGATTCTAAAATCGAGGGCAATGTCGTCTTCACTAAGCTAGATTCAGCGGTCAACTGGATGCGCAAAAACTCGCTCTGGCCGATGCCCATGGGACTGGCCTGCTGCGCCATTGAGATGATGGCCTCCGCCTGCAGCCGCTATGACCTCAGCCGTTTTGGCATGGAAGTGATGCGGTTTTCCCCCCGCCAGGCGGATGTGATGATCGTGGCGGGCACGGTGACTTATAAGATGGCTCTGGCTGTGAAACGCATCTGGGACCAGATGCCGGAGCCGAAGTGGTGCATCGCCATGGGTGCCTGTGCTTCCAGTGGCGGCATGTACCGCAGCTATGCGGTGCTGCAGGGCATTGATCACCTGATCCCGGTGGACATTTACATCTCCGGCTGCCCTCCACGCCCGGAGGCACTTATGGAAGGCCTGATGCGCCTCCAGCGTAAGATTGACGGTGAGCATTCTGTCTCTGAACAGAAGAAGGAACTCATCAACGACCTGTCTTAA
- a CDS encoding sialidase family protein — protein sequence MKAPLLSLACLALFTTLTPAAGLPPMLDLPGTGQDPTKIDFTQMQVLKGEHALVTHGDPKWKFRLHNYLAFHEGKYWCIWSHGPVIEDNPTQHVRYATSPDGLTWSEDKQLMPPSPKEGFRYIARGLWVRDGRLLAIVSHDEAFNEKGKVHFFGKSLQLLAWEWQPESQSWKELGLMMDDAINNFPPQKMPNGEYGMLRRDHERKVSMMFGGVTSPLDWKAVPLVAYKGEGFAPEEPDWWTLPDNRLLGLFRDNSGSFRFYRAVSSDNGRTWTAPEKTNFPDATSKFFGLRTSRGYYVLVSNANPKQRNPLSLSTSDNGVTFTRMAALPIPEKLSADPKITNPLRSASTETFQYPHVIEQDGYLLVAFSRRKQTIEVVKISFDEIERLRQ from the coding sequence ATGAAAGCCCCGCTCCTTTCGCTGGCATGCCTCGCCCTGTTCACCACCCTCACCCCCGCCGCCGGTCTCCCTCCCATGCTGGACCTCCCCGGTACGGGTCAGGACCCCACCAAGATCGACTTCACCCAAATGCAGGTGCTGAAGGGAGAACATGCCCTCGTCACCCATGGTGATCCCAAGTGGAAATTTCGCCTGCACAATTACCTCGCCTTTCATGAGGGGAAATACTGGTGCATCTGGAGCCATGGCCCCGTTATTGAGGACAATCCCACCCAGCATGTTCGCTACGCCACCAGCCCTGACGGCCTAACATGGAGTGAAGATAAACAACTCATGCCGCCTTCCCCCAAAGAAGGCTTTCGCTACATCGCGCGCGGCCTCTGGGTTCGGGATGGCAGGCTCCTCGCCATCGTCAGTCATGACGAAGCCTTCAATGAAAAAGGCAAGGTCCACTTCTTTGGCAAAAGCCTGCAACTCCTCGCCTGGGAATGGCAGCCGGAGAGCCAGTCGTGGAAAGAACTCGGCCTCATGATGGACGATGCCATCAACAACTTCCCGCCACAAAAAATGCCTAACGGAGAGTATGGCATGCTGCGCCGGGATCACGAGCGTAAGGTCTCCATGATGTTTGGTGGAGTCACCTCGCCTCTGGACTGGAAGGCCGTTCCCCTCGTCGCCTATAAGGGTGAAGGCTTCGCCCCTGAGGAGCCAGACTGGTGGACCCTGCCCGACAACCGCCTCCTCGGCCTCTTTCGTGACAACAGCGGCTCCTTCCGTTTTTACCGGGCCGTTTCCAGCGACAACGGCCGCACTTGGACTGCCCCGGAGAAGACGAACTTCCCCGATGCCACCAGTAAATTCTTCGGCCTCCGCACCAGTCGTGGTTATTATGTCCTCGTCTCCAATGCCAACCCGAAGCAGCGGAATCCCCTCAGCCTCTCCACCTCGGATAATGGCGTTACCTTCACCCGCATGGCCGCCCTGCCGATTCCTGAAAAACTCAGTGCAGACCCTAAAATAACCAACCCGCTGCGCTCCGCTTCCACAGAAACGTTTCAATACCCACACGTCATCGAGCAGGACGGCTACCTCCTCGTCGCCTTTTCGCGTCGCAAGCAGACCATCGAAGTCGTCAAAATCTCCTTCGATGAGATTGAGCGTCTTCGCCAATAA
- a CDS encoding fucose isomerase, producing the protein MPTHRTIQLVASGDLRLSANQTCWPAQKAMEDALAKALKAEGYEVKRAHPYDAKKKHGFIASQREGIEVFRTIDPDAPLIVAEAVWQYSHHVLAGLTTHRGPILTVANWSGQWPGLVGLLNLNASLTKAGVSYSTLWSETFTDPFFKNGLREWLDTGSVTHDQSHVRDLSLLKIPGDDDTLGRDFGRRFRNNKAIFGVFDEGCMGMYNAIVPDNLFHSTGCFKERLSQSTLYAAMQTVSDDDAAAVYAWLKKKGLQMQLGQDEATELTEPQILLQCKMYIAAVRIADEFGCDAIGIQYQQGLKDLTPASDLVEGMLNNADRPPVHSADGKRILFEGEALPHFNEVDECAGLDGLVTYRLWRELGFAPENTLHDLRWGQKYNKDYVWVLLISGAAPPAHFIGGWKGASTERQPSMYFRLGGGTMKGISKPGHIVWSRVFVMDGALHCDIGVAEVVKLPAEETDRRWQETTPQWPIMHAVLKGVSRDQMMARHKSNHIQVVYTPNEKQAHRAARIKAAAMSELGIHVSLCGDVKLG; encoded by the coding sequence ATGCCCACCCATCGTACCATTCAGCTCGTCGCTAGCGGCGACCTCCGCCTTTCCGCCAACCAAACTTGCTGGCCTGCTCAAAAGGCCATGGAGGACGCTCTCGCCAAAGCCCTCAAGGCCGAAGGTTACGAGGTCAAACGTGCGCATCCGTATGATGCGAAAAAAAAGCACGGTTTCATCGCCAGCCAGCGCGAGGGCATTGAAGTCTTCCGCACCATAGATCCCGATGCACCCCTCATCGTCGCTGAGGCCGTCTGGCAGTATTCTCATCACGTCCTCGCCGGCCTCACCACCCATCGCGGCCCCATCCTCACCGTCGCCAACTGGAGCGGCCAGTGGCCCGGCCTAGTCGGTTTGCTAAACTTGAATGCCTCCCTCACCAAGGCCGGCGTCAGCTACTCCACTCTTTGGAGCGAAACCTTCACCGATCCCTTCTTTAAAAACGGCCTCCGCGAATGGCTCGATACTGGCAGCGTCACCCATGACCAGTCTCACGTCCGCGATCTCTCCCTGCTTAAAATCCCTGGCGATGATGACACCCTCGGTCGCGACTTCGGCCGCCGTTTCCGCAATAACAAAGCCATCTTCGGCGTCTTCGATGAAGGCTGCATGGGCATGTACAATGCCATCGTGCCGGATAATCTCTTTCACTCCACCGGCTGCTTCAAGGAGCGGCTCAGCCAGTCCACCCTCTATGCCGCCATGCAGACCGTCAGTGATGACGATGCCGCCGCCGTGTATGCCTGGCTGAAGAAAAAAGGATTGCAAATGCAGTTAGGCCAGGATGAAGCCACCGAGCTCACCGAGCCACAAATCCTCCTCCAGTGTAAAATGTACATCGCCGCCGTCCGCATTGCCGACGAATTCGGCTGCGATGCCATCGGCATCCAGTATCAGCAGGGACTTAAGGACCTCACCCCCGCCAGCGACCTCGTTGAAGGCATGCTCAACAACGCCGACCGCCCTCCCGTCCACAGCGCCGATGGCAAACGCATCCTCTTTGAAGGCGAGGCCCTCCCCCATTTCAATGAAGTGGATGAATGCGCCGGCCTGGACGGCCTCGTCACCTATCGCCTCTGGCGCGAGCTCGGCTTCGCTCCAGAAAATACCCTTCATGACCTCCGCTGGGGTCAAAAGTATAACAAAGATTACGTCTGGGTTCTCCTCATCAGCGGTGCCGCACCTCCTGCCCACTTCATCGGCGGTTGGAAAGGTGCTAGCACTGAGCGCCAGCCCTCCATGTACTTCCGTCTTGGCGGCGGCACCATGAAGGGCATCAGCAAGCCCGGCCACATCGTCTGGAGCCGCGTCTTTGTCATGGACGGTGCCTTGCACTGCGACATTGGCGTCGCCGAAGTCGTGAAACTCCCCGCTGAGGAAACCGACCGCCGCTGGCAGGAAACCACCCCCCAATGGCCCATCATGCACGCCGTGCTCAAAGGCGTCTCCCGCGACCAGATGATGGCCCGCCACAAGTCCAACCACATCCAGGTCGTTTACACCCCCAACGAAAAACAAGCCCACCGCGCCGCCCGCATCAAAGCCGCCGCCATGAGCGAGCTAGGCATCCACGTTTCTCTCTGCGGTGATGTGAAATTGGGCTAA